ATGTTTCATCCCGGCCATTATCGTGTTTCTTGCCCAGGAAACCCTGACGTCTGCTGTCGGACTGTTCGCATTGATTGGTGGTGTTGACGCCGGCCTGGTCATCCTGGGATCCCTCCTGGGGGCCGTATCCCAGGGCAACGATACCCGGGATTCCTTGCTGAGCATCATTCTTTTTCCCCTGCTGCTTCCGCTGCTCCTGGGCGGGGTCAAGGTGGGCGGGGTGTTGCTTCAGGGGGCCTCCCTTGCCGGGGTCACGGACTGGTTCGGCATCATCGGGGCTTTTGACGTCATTTTTGCCGGCGCGGCCATGCTTTTGTTTCCCCATGTCTACGGGCCGGAATGAACCGGCGCCAAAACCGCACCATTACCACGACCAAACGTCTATGAACAAGACATCATTCTCAGTCATGTGCCGGGCGATTCTTCCCCTGGCCACCACAGCGGCCATGCTTGTTGCCCAGTATTTCATCTGGGTGTACGCCCCTGAAGAAATGACCATGGGGCTGGTCCAGAAAATTTTCTATATTCATCTTCCCCTTGCCTGGTGGGCTCTGGTCTGCTTTGCCGGGGTATTTGCCGGGTCGATCATGGTCCTTGTGCGCAACAACCATCCTGCCTGGGACGCCTTTGCCGCAGCCTGTGCCGAGGTGGGAGTTCTGCTGTGCGGTCTGGCGCTGGTTACCGGATCCCTTTGGGCCAGATCGGCCTGGAACACCTGGTGGACATGGGATCCCCGATTGAGCACGGCCCTGGTCATGTGGTTCGTGTATGCCGGCTACCTCATCCTGAGAGGCAGTGGGCTTGGGGGCGCTTCGTCCACCAGAATATGCGCGGTTCTCGGCATTATCGCCTTTCTGGATGTACCCCTGGTCTTTTTTTCCGCCCGCATGTGGCGCAGTATTCACCCGGCAGTGTTTGCCAGCCAATCCGGGGGACTGGAACCAGAGATGCTTGTTACGGTGTTTGTTTCCCTGGCCGCCTGGGGGCTGCTCACCCTGACCCTGGTTCTGGCCCGTTGGCGCATTGTGCGCTACCAGGCCCTCATGGATGAAATAACCCTGCTTGGACATTAATCCTGGTCAGGGAAAGCTTTGAATCCGGATCGGTTTGTTCTCCTGGCGCCTCGGGCGTCATTTGTCTTCATTGTTACCGGAGTACCTTCATGAACTATCTTTTTATCGCCAACATCTGCGTCTGGGCTGGTATCGGCGCTTACCTGTGTTTTCTTCATGCGTCCCAGACGCGTTTGGCCAAACGTATTGATCACCTGGAGATCATTCATGAGCAATAATCCCTCTGTTTCTCCCGGGATTGGCCAAAAACCGGTCCTTGTCCTTGTGGGTTGCTGTCTGCTTGCCCTGATTGCCTCGGTGCTTGTTCACAGGCTGACACATCCTTTTCTGGATATTCGCGAAGGCAGCGTTCATCAGAAAATGGATCAGGGGCCCATGGCTGATATTTCCCGGCTCATGCAACAGGTTGAGGAACATCCCGAAGACCTTGAGGCACTGCGCGGCCTGGGCAATGCCTTCATGCACATGAACGCCTGGGACAGAGCCCTCGTGTTCTGGAATCGGGTTCTGACCATCGAACCTCATGATGCCATGGCCTTGAACCAGAAGGGGGTCTGCCTGTTTCGCAAGCAGGATTATCCCGCTTCGGCTGCAACGTTCTCCCAGCTTCTGGAACTCGAGCAGGACAATGTCTATGCGTTATTCAATCTTGGGGTTTTGCACCGCCATTTTTTGGGGAATCCAGCAAAAGGGGAGGCCTTTTTGAAAAGGATTCTTGAGATGGACGCTGTTTCCCAGGATATTCTTGACGCCGTGAAGCAGGAACTGAACGAAACCCCTGAAAAGACCACCCCGGCCTCTTGAAATATGCCTGCACGTGGTGCAGGTCCTGTAAGGCGGATGTCTTGATCCCGGGGTATGACATTATTTTCTTGTCATACCCTTGCAAAAAAGGCATGGTCGTTCTAATTATGTCAAAAGCAATGTGCTCTTGCGTCACAACAGAACGTGTTACATGCGCGGTATTTGCAAGCCGAACGAAGATCTTGTCCAGCGACAAGGAGATCAAAGGATGTCCATGCCTCCCTCATCTGCTGCGATTCAATCCCAATCCTCTCCCCACGCAGACCATGCCCCCATCACTCCCATGAGTATGCAGATCGACAGTGTGCTGCACTTTGTCGACCAGATGCCTTCCCTGCCCGCAGTGGCAGCCAAGATATTGCGTATCGTGCTGGAGGAGGAATTTTCGCTTGGGGAATTGGCCACACTGGTGGAGTCTGATCCCGCTTTGACTCTGAAGGTGCTTAAATCCGTCAATAGTGCTGATCGCGGAGGACATCCGATCAGTTCTGTTGCGCATGCCTTTCCGCTCATCGGGATGCGTCCCTTGCGCATCCTGTTGCTGTCGGTCATTGTCAGAGATGGTCTCGTGGGCAGTGACGCCGATGAAGACGGTCTGTATAAGGATTTGTGGGTGCATTCCCTGGCCTCTGCCCTGTTTGCCGGGCTTTTGGCCAAGCGAACCTATCCCCAGTTGTGTAATGAGGCCTTTGCTGCGGCCATGCTCCACGATATTGGCAAGATCTTTTTCCTAGTCTATTTTCCGGAAAAATTCGCCCAATGCCGGGAGCGTATCAGGATGCACCGCGAGCCGAGTTCCGTTGCCGAGGAAAAGCTCTTCAAGACCAATCACGCAGCTATTGGCCGGGCCCTGGCCAAAAAGTGGCATCTGCCTGACATGATAGAGAATGCCATTTGGCAGCACCATCTTGATCCTGAGGTTGTCAGTGATCATAACGGGCTCAGAGAATTGCTTTTTCTGGTCAAATCGGCCGACTATCTGGCTCACGAGGCGTTGGTGGATGCTCCCTGCCCGTCCATGACGCGCGAAGAGGAAAACGGTCGCATTCTGGATGACCTTGGTATTGGTCCGGACGATCTCGCCTCCATCAAGACGGAGTTTACCCGGGAATTCGAGGAGCATGTCTCCCTGTTTGATCTGGATGGGGATGGCGCGACCCTCTTTTATCAGGCTTTGCAACGGGCCAACGAGCGTCTGGCCAGCATTGCTTTGGAACTTGATCGCAAAAATGTTTCCCTGAGCATTTCCAATCGTTTTGCAACGACCATTGTCAAGGCTGGCATAGCATTCAACAGCCTTGACGCCATTTCCGATTTTTTCCCTGTGGTCCCGCAGTTCCTTGACGCCGATTTGGGCATTGAGAGGGGAGTCCTTTACTGGGTCAACGAGTCCAGAACCTTTCTTGAGGGCATTGTCTGGAAAAGCGGCGGGTTCAAGCGTCTTTTTTCCTGTTCTCTGGGAAAGGACATGGAACCGATTCAGGAGCCTGGTGGTTGCTCCATAAGTGCCGGGCTGGTCAGGCTCATCAAAACGTCCAGGGAGCGGGAGCAAAATTATGGGCACACCCGGGAAACAAGCGTTTCACCGCCTTTTTCCGTCAGTCAGGGACTGACTATCTTTCCTTTGTTTGGAAAGGTTTTTTTTGGCGAACTGTGTCTTGGCATGGCCCACAAGGAGCACCATCTGACGGCTCAGGACTTTCTGGGGTTTTCTCAGTTTGTTGCCCTGATCGTAACCACCCTTGACCGGTTGCGGGTCTACAGAGACCTTTGCCGGCGGGCCGATGAATTGTCAGCCGCCCTGTGGAAGAACCATCAGGTCAATTTGCAGCTCATGCAGACGGAACGTCTTGCTGCCGT
The DNA window shown above is from Desulfoplanes formicivorans and carries:
- a CDS encoding heme exporter protein CcmB — its product is MMFTRGLTLAAKDLRQVLSGGNGLFQAVLLGLLLVFIFSLSSEPGERIAPQSAAAIFWIASCFSLVLIFTMLYRLEEENETRMALIMTPMPIQTVWLGKLLGGLALLVMAQVCFIPAIIVFLAQETLTSAVGLFALIGGVDAGLVILGSLLGAVSQGNDTRDSLLSIILFPLLLPLLLGGVKVGGVLLQGASLAGVTDWFGIIGAFDVIFAGAAMLLFPHVYGPE
- a CDS encoding tetratricopeptide repeat protein — translated: MSNNPSVSPGIGQKPVLVLVGCCLLALIASVLVHRLTHPFLDIREGSVHQKMDQGPMADISRLMQQVEEHPEDLEALRGLGNAFMHMNAWDRALVFWNRVLTIEPHDAMALNQKGVCLFRKQDYPASAATFSQLLELEQDNVYALFNLGVLHRHFLGNPAKGEAFLKRILEMDAVSQDILDAVKQELNETPEKTTPAS
- a CDS encoding cytochrome c biogenesis protein, coding for MNKTSFSVMCRAILPLATTAAMLVAQYFIWVYAPEEMTMGLVQKIFYIHLPLAWWALVCFAGVFAGSIMVLVRNNHPAWDAFAAACAEVGVLLCGLALVTGSLWARSAWNTWWTWDPRLSTALVMWFVYAGYLILRGSGLGGASSTRICAVLGIIAFLDVPLVFFSARMWRSIHPAVFASQSGGLEPEMLVTVFVSLAAWGLLTLTLVLARWRIVRYQALMDEITLLGH
- a CDS encoding HDOD domain-containing protein, yielding MSMPPSSAAIQSQSSPHADHAPITPMSMQIDSVLHFVDQMPSLPAVAAKILRIVLEEEFSLGELATLVESDPALTLKVLKSVNSADRGGHPISSVAHAFPLIGMRPLRILLLSVIVRDGLVGSDADEDGLYKDLWVHSLASALFAGLLAKRTYPQLCNEAFAAAMLHDIGKIFFLVYFPEKFAQCRERIRMHREPSSVAEEKLFKTNHAAIGRALAKKWHLPDMIENAIWQHHLDPEVVSDHNGLRELLFLVKSADYLAHEALVDAPCPSMTREEENGRILDDLGIGPDDLASIKTEFTREFEEHVSLFDLDGDGATLFYQALQRANERLASIALELDRKNVSLSISNRFATTIVKAGIAFNSLDAISDFFPVVPQFLDADLGIERGVLYWVNESRTFLEGIVWKSGGFKRLFSCSLGKDMEPIQEPGGCSISAGLVRLIKTSREREQNYGHTRETSVSPPFSVSQGLTIFPLFGKVFFGELCLGMAHKEHHLTAQDFLGFSQFVALIVTTLDRLRVYRDLCRRADELSAALWKNHQVNLQLMQTERLAAVGQLAAGAAHEINNPLAIISARTQMIEAKEKDDKKKQELRQIHEQIDRISSILTSLMGFARPAPPSKSQVDVNALLDKVLDLVSPPMLKLNIRIERNYADNLPSIHADAGQLEQVFLNFCINAQHAMEEHGGTLTVTTSPGSLPNWVDIVVQDTGIGIAKECLAKVFDPFFTTKEQGKGTGLGLSTAYGIVTNHYGNVGIKSEPGQGTRVCVSLPVMSPREDRQKSRLHSRETTDEGSRSSLKRPRILVVDDEEHIRDILTETLTAHGCTVDVAENGRHGFEKLTRHAYDLMLMDIRMPSYSGLDLLARIRNQIHKMPVFVITGLASSEEMDKALELGAAKCIRKPFHIKSLIQDIRSVVSLS
- a CDS encoding CcmD family protein, with protein sequence MNYLFIANICVWAGIGAYLCFLHASQTRLAKRIDHLEIIHEQ